A window from Solea senegalensis isolate Sse05_10M linkage group LG15, IFAPA_SoseM_1, whole genome shotgun sequence encodes these proteins:
- the si:ch211-223a10.1 gene encoding probable protein S-acyltransferase 23, with translation MYPTPACSFSGGDIFDCIQRGTIEQCMHFVENDRSILRQKGWGGFSPLHYAALHGNRVLVDNFLSNGADPNLTCDAGQTAFHFACRQGNVFIIHQMMQYGADLRLIDLQEKTSLHHAVTGGNIIAVHYLWETGMFRFSDTDMYLVTPLHLAASTGNTEVVWYLLKERRCSVEAVDQQGATALHVAAERGGIEVCWALLQRGGCRMLHLKDHSGLTPLDLSRQGKTFRHQQLTKLLSRHIKDPIHSRPRESRVLYYWTLFFPTLSGSAILLIAAMLGGYGGLICCLLFPWLARSIFSQYHRMTTYQRLPNPVYLGTLIAGMSHSLLCFYGKVMPSVWPNSPLAQVLTVHFILVLGLLCKMLTQDPGTLDIANADPRFSCIADLVENNQSPQRFCPYCELFQPDYTKHCKLCEVCIKDYDHHCLFLNRCVGRGNHRLFLLFILSMLTAHLFFAASAVSYLYNKMPSGDHGLSSLLALLGEEFWVAALLIMNAMTLLWEVWLLTEQFNAIATGTTTYFRQCESSARQRTLGQRWSVILSFLLEGQRRVGSGQTAEDKSAIDI, from the exons ATGTACCCGACACCGGCGTGCTCCTTCAGCGGTGGAGACATATTTGACTGTATACAGAGAGGAACCATTGAACAATGTATGCACTTCGTTGAAAATGATCGATCGATCCTCAGACAGAAAG GCTGGGGGGGTTTCAGCCCACTCCACTATGCTGCCCTCCATGGTAACCGTGTACTGGTTGACAATTTCCTTAGTAACGGAGCTGACCCTAACCTGACATGTGATGCAGGACAGACAGCCTTTCATTTTGCCTGCAG ACAGGGAAATGTCTTTATCATACACCAAATGATGCAGTATGGAGCCGACTTACGCCTCATAGACCTGCAAGAAAAGACGTCACTTCATCACGCAGTCACCGGAGGCAACAT TATTGCAGTGCATTATCTGTGGGAGACAGGAATGTTCCGGTTCTCGGACACAGACATGTACCTTGTGACGCCTCTACACCTGGCTGCATCGACAGGCAACACAGAAGTGGTCTGGTATTTGCTAAAAGAGCGG AGATGCAGTGTGGAAGCAgttgaccagcagggggcgacggCGCTTCACGTTGCAGCAGAGAGGGGTGGAATAGAGGTGTGCTGGGCActgctgcagagaggaggatgCAGGATGCTACATTTGAAGGACCACAGCGGCCTCACACCTCTGGATCTAAGCAGGCAGGGGAAAACATTCAG ACATCAGCAACTCACCAAACTATTGAGTCGGCACATTAAAGACCCAATACACAGCAGGCCAAGAGAGTCTCGTG TTTTATATTACTGGACACTGTTTTTTCCGACTCTGAGTGGATCTGCCATCCTGCTCATAGCAGCCATGTTGGGAGGTTATGGGGGTCTAATCTGCTGCTTACTCTTCCCATGGCTGGCCAGAAGCATCTTCTCACAGTACCACCGCATGACCACCTACCAAAG GTTACCCAACCCAGTCTACCTGGGAACCCTCATCGCTGGCATGTCCCATTCCCTGCTTTGTTTCTATGGAAAAGTTATGCCAA gtgtgtggCCAAACAGTCCCCTGGCACAGGTGTTAACAGTCCACTTCATTCTAGTCCTGGGTCTTCTGTGTAAGATGTTGACACAGGACCCCGGGACACTGGACATAGCAAACGCAGATCCTCGATTCTCCTGTATTGCTGACCTGGTGGAGAACAACCAGAGTCCTCAGAGGTTCTGTCCATACTGTGAG TTGTTCCAGCCGGACTACACCAAACACTGCAAGCTGTGTGAAGTGTGCATTAAAGACTATGACCATCACTGCCTTTTCCTGAACCGCTGCGTCGGCCGGGGGAACCAccgcctcttcctcctcttcatcctctccatGTTGACAGCTCATCTCTTTTTCGCTGCGTCAGCAGTAAGCTACTTGTACAACAAGATGCCCTCAGGCGATCATGGATTGTCATCGTTGCTCGCACTGTTAGGGGAGGAGTTCTGGGTTGCGGCCCTCCTGATTATGAACGCCATGACGCTTTTGTGGGAGGTGTGGCTTCTGACGGAGCAGTTTAACGCCATCGCCACAGGAACGACGACCTACTTCAGGCAGTGTGAAAGCTCAGCTCGACAGCGCACACTTGGACAACGTTGGTCTGTAATACTGTCTTTTCTGCTGGAAGGTCAAAGACGAGTGGGCAGTGGACAAACGGCAGAGGACAAATCTGCCATAGACATTTaa